AAAATCCGCGACACGATGACGTGGTGTTGCAGGGAATTTCACATAACTATCGGTTTTTCCGAATCCTTCGGAATAGCCCCAACACGACCAAGGCGATACGCACCAGGGATACGGCCTTTGTCGCAAAGAACCTCAACTCTGCGCTGTGTAAGACCCCACTCTATTGCCTT
The DNA window shown above is from Dehalobacter sp. and carries:
- a CDS encoding DNA-binding protein, with the protein product MDYVTSKNKAIEWGLTQRRVEVLCDKGRIPGAYRLGRVGAIPKDSEKPIVM